The following are encoded together in the Eriocheir sinensis breed Jianghai 21 chromosome 28, ASM2467909v1, whole genome shotgun sequence genome:
- the LOC127004457 gene encoding hematopoietic prostaglandin D synthase-like has translation MPEYKLIYFNARGRAELTRWIFAYGDIAYTDERFEMSDWPAKKQTVPGGRVPVLMVDGQSILQSLTIARYAARQAGLVPQDSLEAARCDEVVDTVSEIMSEVYQHFFKNPEGMQKTFKEDITPKLITPFLTRLEPQLQGKEWLTSGKVTWGDLALGLTMSGLKKFDEEVLKKYPSVEALVERVVALPKIKEWNDKQSQLPF, from the exons ATGCCTGAGTACAAGTTGATCTACTTCAACGCGCGGGGCCGCGCTGAGCTGACCCGCTGGATCTTCGCCTACGGGGACATCGCCTACACCGACGAACGATTCGAGATGAGTGACTGGCCCGCCAAGAAGCAAA CCGTGCCCGGGGGTCGAGTGCCTGTCCTGATGGTGGACGGCCAGTCGATCCTCCAGTCCCTCACCATCGCCCGCTACGCCGCTCGCCAGGCCGGCCTCGTGCCCCAAGACAGCCTGGAGGCCGCTCGCTGCGACGAGGTCGTTGACACGGTCTCAGAAATCATGTCCGAGGTGTACCAGCATTT CTTCAAGAACCCCGAGGGGATGCAGAAGACGTTTAAGGAGGACATCACCCCAAAGCTCATCACGCCCTTCCTGACGCGCCTCGAGCCCCAGCTGCAGGGCAAGGAGTGGCTCACGTCCGGCAAG GTGACGTGGGGGGACCTGGCTCTCGGGCTGACCATGAGCGGCTTGAAGAAGTTCGATGAGGAGGTGCTGAAGAAGTACCCCAGCGTGGAGGCGTTGGTGGAGCGGGTGGTGGCGCTGCCCAAGATCAAGGAGTGGAATGATAAGCAGTCTCAACTCCCCTTCTGA